A stretch of the Lactuca sativa cultivar Salinas chromosome 9, Lsat_Salinas_v11, whole genome shotgun sequence genome encodes the following:
- the LOC128129248 gene encoding serine carboxypeptidase-like 51, which yields MVSMKNPCVLVFLCHLAFISSVTSTGNCSSGTIDGSETWGYVEVRPGAHMFWWLYKSPNKPKQPTKPWPTILWLHGIPDESAAGNGNFGAIGPLDVDLKSRNSTWLQKADLLFVDSPVGTGYSYVEDGSLFVNTDLEAATDVITLLKEIYNGNKTIESRSLYIFAESYGGKSAVPTALAILQAIKNGELNLQLEGVALGDSWISAEDYVLSWGPLLKDVSRIDDVALNRSNSIALKIQQHIADGQYEEAAYSWFDLMKDIYESSNNVDFFNFMLDDGYTDQTSLKTKASRILGKKSYDMVSEANATDLYSVMNNQIRQKLKIIPSDLEWGEQDVYAYFSMVYEYMRPRIAEVDELLLTGVNVTVFNGQLDLVCATKGTEAWIKKLKWDGLSEYMNLNRTPLYCGEDKSTTKGFYKSYQNFAFYWILGAGHYVPVDQPLISLEMVDGIVNTPKL from the exons ATGGTCTCCATGAAAAATCCTTGTGTTCTTGTTTTTCTATGTCATTTAGCTTTCATTTCTTCGGTTACTTCAACAGGGAATTGTTCGTCAGGAACCATTGATGGTTCCGAAACATGGGGATACGTTGAAGTTCGCCCAG GTGCGCATATGTTTTGGTGGCTGTATAAAAGTCCTAATAAACCCAAACAACCAACCAAACCATGGCCAACCATTCTCTGGCTCCATGGAATCCCG GATGAGTCCGCAGCTGGCAACGGAAATTTTGGAGCAATCGGGCCCTTGGATGTTGACTTGAAGTCAAGAAACTCGACATGGCTTCAGAAGGCTGATCTCTTATTTGTG GATAGCCCGGTTGGGACCGGGTATAGTTATGTGGAAGATGGGAGCTTGTTTGTTAATACCGACTTAGAAGCAGCAACAGATGTAATCACATTGTTGAAGGAGATCTACAACGGAAATAAGACCATTGAATCGCGTTCACTATACATTTTTGCAGAATCCTATGGAGGTAAATCTGCTGTCCCCACTGCACTTGCCATTCTACAAGCCATCAAAAATGGAGAACTCAATCTTCAACTTGAAG GTGTTGCACTGGGCGATAGTTGGATCTCTGCAGAAGATTATGTG CTTTCATGGGGTCCATTACTTAAAGACGTCTCGAGGATTGACGATGTTGCTTTGAACCGATCTAATAG CATCGCCTTAAAGATTCAGCAGCATATAGCAGATGGACAGTACGAAGAAGCCGCATATTCATGGTTCGATCTCATGAAAGACATTTATGAAAGTAGCAATAATGTG GATTTCTTCAACTTTATGTTGGACGATGGATACACTGATCAGACCTCTTTGAAGACAAAAGCATCGAGAATATTGGGAAAGAAATCTTATGACATGGTCTCAGAAGCCAATGCAACTGACCTTTATTCCGTAATGAATAATCAGATCAGACAGAAGCTCAAGATTATTCCCTCTGACCTAGA ATGGGGAGAGCAAGATGTTTATGCGTATTTTTCCATGGTATACGAGTACATGAGACCCAGAATCGCAGAG GTTGATGAGCTTTTGTTGACGGGTGTAAATGTGACTGTATTCAATGGTCAG CTTGATCTAGTATGTGCAACAAAAGGGACAGAAGCATGGATCAAAAAACTAAA GTGGGATGGTTTGTCGGAATACATGAACCTGAATAGGACTCCATTGTACTGCGGTGAAGATAAGAGCACCACCAAAGGTTTCTACAAGTCATATCAGAACTTTGCATTCTATTGGATTCTTGGGGCTGGACATTAT GTTCCGGTGGATCAACCTCTAATTTCTCTAGAAATGGTGGATGGTATCGTGAATACACCTAAGTTGTAA